The Microbulbifer sp. YPW1 genome contains a region encoding:
- a CDS encoding FoF1 ATP synthase subunit gamma — protein MSRRRELLHQCKKLGEAREIVSSMKSLAFMESRRLDNFLGIQRQLVQVMETAAADFLQFHSNVLQGADLHGEAPLHLFLLLGSERGFCGNFNVRLVDTLELAIREKKDGTGDIAVIACGRKLCGRLEGHPHLIADLDGAAVLDEVTGTLNRLVDTLGDLQRGETALTLTVLYHDPEQESVVVRELLPPFQQLPSHNTGLNGPPQLNLPPGQFLMALVDQYLFAALQEMLYVSLMAENLQRMQHLEGAVRYLDQNLEALRRRSNQLRQEEITEEIEVILLSATSVKPPKAD, from the coding sequence ATGAGTCGGCGACGGGAGCTATTGCACCAGTGCAAAAAATTGGGGGAAGCACGGGAGATCGTTTCGTCGATGAAATCCCTGGCGTTTATGGAAAGTCGCCGGCTGGACAATTTCCTGGGCATACAGCGGCAGCTAGTGCAGGTCATGGAAACGGCGGCGGCGGACTTTCTGCAGTTCCACTCTAACGTGCTGCAAGGGGCCGACCTGCACGGGGAAGCGCCTCTGCATCTATTCCTGTTGCTTGGGTCAGAGCGCGGGTTCTGTGGCAATTTCAACGTGCGCCTGGTGGACACCCTGGAGCTGGCCATCAGGGAAAAAAAGGATGGCACCGGGGATATCGCGGTGATCGCTTGTGGACGAAAGCTGTGCGGCAGACTGGAAGGCCATCCGCACCTGATTGCGGATCTTGATGGTGCGGCAGTGCTCGATGAAGTGACCGGCACCCTGAACAGACTGGTGGACACCCTGGGTGACCTTCAGCGCGGCGAGACTGCGCTGACACTGACGGTGCTTTATCACGACCCGGAACAGGAATCCGTGGTTGTGCGTGAATTACTGCCGCCATTCCAACAACTGCCATCCCACAACACGGGATTGAACGGTCCACCCCAACTGAACCTTCCCCCCGGCCAGTTTCTGATGGCACTTGTCGACCAGTACCTGTTTGCCGCCCTGCAGGAGATGCTCTACGTCTCACTGATGGCGGAAAACCTGCAACGCATGCAACACCTCGAAGGCGCGGTGCGGTACCTGGACCAGAACCTGGAAGCTCTGCGGCGCCGCAGCAACCAGCTGCGGCAGGAAGAGATTACCGAAGAGATCGAAGTCATACTGCTGAGCGCAACGAGCGTGAAACCGCCAAAAGCGGATTGA
- a CDS encoding universal stress protein encodes MPFKHILLPLDSSSLAEEAVAHAITLARSSGADIHLLHVQKSPSHSDEHCTDPVEWRLRRAELRSYLKGLADQIAEQKIEVTLSIVEGRPAEQIVEYCEEHDIDLIVITAFGKGGISRFDFGSTAQKVLSGSGRSFMVVRPVGTPVGEGETDYQRILISMDGSPRSEWVACQIATLMRGQKVEIILLQVIAIPEMPRRMPITKEEHATREKFVECNRRAAEAYLEEIARQLRNGIKVTPQLQIAQNIAEHIYATAAREKVDLIAMSAHDWQSGAQQVTGTVCHTVMCQSDLPVLVFQDLPEAQLQALRTGAHICEIRHPTLSNDSSAQQ; translated from the coding sequence ATGCCGTTTAAACATATCCTATTGCCACTCGATAGCTCTTCACTTGCCGAAGAAGCTGTCGCACATGCCATCACCCTGGCCCGCAGCAGCGGGGCGGACATTCACCTGTTACATGTGCAGAAATCGCCCTCCCATTCTGATGAGCACTGTACAGACCCGGTGGAGTGGCGTTTGCGCAGGGCGGAATTACGCAGTTATCTCAAGGGGCTCGCCGATCAGATTGCCGAGCAAAAAATTGAAGTGACGCTTTCCATCGTCGAAGGCCGCCCGGCAGAGCAGATTGTCGAATACTGTGAAGAACACGATATCGACCTGATTGTGATTACCGCGTTCGGCAAGGGAGGTATCAGTCGTTTCGACTTCGGTAGCACCGCACAGAAAGTACTCAGTGGCTCCGGACGCTCGTTTATGGTGGTGCGCCCGGTGGGAACGCCGGTGGGCGAAGGAGAGACCGACTACCAGCGGATTCTGATCTCCATGGATGGGTCTCCGCGCTCAGAGTGGGTTGCCTGCCAGATTGCCACGCTGATGCGCGGTCAGAAGGTGGAGATAATCCTGTTGCAGGTAATCGCGATACCGGAGATGCCTCGACGTATGCCCATTACCAAGGAAGAGCATGCGACGCGGGAAAAGTTCGTGGAGTGTAACCGACGCGCCGCCGAGGCCTATCTGGAAGAAATAGCACGGCAGCTGAGGAACGGCATCAAGGTTACGCCGCAGCTACAGATTGCGCAGAATATCGCAGAACACATCTATGCGACTGCGGCCCGGGAGAAGGTGGACCTGATCGCCATGAGTGCCCACGACTGGCAAAGTGGGGCCCAGCAGGTCACCGGCACAGTCTGCCACACCGTAATGTGCCAGAGCGATCTGCCGGTGCTGGTCTTTCAGGATCTCCCGGAAGCCCAGCTACAGGCATTGCGCACTGGTGCCCATATTTGTGAAATTCGTCATCCAACACTTTCTAACGACAGCTCAGCCCAACAATGA
- a CDS encoding heavy metal translocating P-type ATPase, with product MEQLTRYFHMALVLVIALLLAAGGVAWMFGVNPSLPWISAVVLMLVVATVDTLRAIARRQAGVDLLALLTMIAALALSEHLAGAVIAFMFASGRALEEYSAGRARRELSALVERTPRVAHRRIQSGAQSGAHPEEVATLEEIPADAVQVGDLLIVKPGEAVPVDGLLISDTADLDESAVTGESKPRRRSRGDQLLSGVINAGSPLELQALKTAEHSTYAGIVRMVAEAQASKAPFTRLADRYALWFIPPVLVLAGAAWWISGDPVRALAVLVVATPCPLILAAPVAIIAAISQAAKRGILIKNGTALEQLADIQNLLFDKTGTLTTGRPQLVGIDATEGFPPDEVLRLAASLDQVSQHSTAQSLVAEARRRNLTLSIPDKVKEEPGEGLTGEVEGHPVAVGSLALILQGATSDSWTKSRLRHMAQRGLSGAFVRIDGRMAGLLLLADQIRLDTPRALRALHRAGIRRTVMLSGDRQDVAETVALSLGFDAVLAERSPADKVAAVKAECRRGNTGMVGDGVNDAPALAAADVGIAMGARGAGASAEAADVVLLVDRLDCLPNGLGIARRGRQIAVQSVVAGMALSVLAMVVAAFGYLPPVLGALVQEGIDVAVILNALRALRPPPDNEPEARLPTALVAQLQRQHNELQPVLDRLEAAGHFFNNSANNNHDDQKAVSAEIQTAASVIREELLPHEREDEEKLYPALAKMVQGFDPMGAMSHTHREIFRLAHRYEQLAAELAEEVPDELQLQELRRVLLSLIAIVRLHFAQEEELYFTLSDAQQ from the coding sequence ATGGAACAGCTGACACGCTATTTTCATATGGCGCTGGTGTTGGTGATCGCCCTGCTGCTTGCCGCCGGTGGTGTGGCCTGGATGTTTGGCGTCAATCCGTCACTGCCATGGATTTCGGCCGTGGTGCTGATGCTGGTTGTCGCCACGGTGGACACGCTACGCGCCATCGCCCGGCGACAGGCGGGAGTGGATCTGCTGGCACTGCTGACCATGATCGCCGCCCTGGCACTGTCGGAACATCTGGCCGGGGCGGTGATCGCCTTTATGTTTGCCAGCGGCCGCGCGCTGGAGGAGTATTCTGCCGGGCGCGCACGGCGGGAGCTTTCCGCACTGGTTGAGCGCACCCCGCGTGTCGCCCACCGTCGTATCCAGTCTGGCGCGCAGTCCGGTGCCCACCCCGAGGAAGTAGCCACACTCGAAGAAATTCCAGCAGATGCGGTGCAGGTCGGGGATCTACTGATTGTAAAACCGGGGGAAGCGGTGCCGGTGGATGGACTGTTGATCTCCGATACCGCAGACCTCGACGAGTCCGCGGTCACCGGGGAGTCGAAACCCCGTCGCCGGTCCCGTGGCGACCAGCTTTTGAGCGGGGTGATCAACGCCGGCAGTCCACTGGAACTGCAGGCATTGAAAACCGCCGAGCACAGTACCTATGCCGGTATCGTACGCATGGTCGCTGAAGCCCAGGCGAGCAAAGCGCCCTTCACCCGCCTCGCGGATCGCTATGCGCTCTGGTTTATTCCGCCGGTTCTGGTTCTGGCGGGCGCGGCCTGGTGGATTTCGGGCGACCCGGTACGCGCGCTTGCCGTGCTGGTGGTGGCAACACCCTGCCCGCTTATTCTCGCGGCACCGGTCGCCATTATTGCCGCTATTTCCCAGGCCGCTAAGCGCGGCATCCTGATCAAGAACGGCACTGCGCTCGAGCAGCTGGCGGACATTCAGAACCTGCTGTTCGACAAAACCGGCACGCTCACCACCGGACGCCCCCAGCTGGTCGGTATAGATGCCACTGAGGGCTTTCCCCCCGACGAAGTATTGCGCCTGGCCGCCTCACTGGACCAGGTATCGCAGCACAGCACGGCACAGTCCCTGGTGGCGGAGGCGCGGCGCAGGAATCTCACCCTCAGCATTCCGGACAAGGTCAAGGAAGAGCCTGGCGAAGGACTTACCGGGGAAGTTGAAGGGCACCCCGTTGCGGTCGGTAGTCTCGCGCTGATTCTGCAGGGAGCTACAAGCGACAGTTGGACCAAATCCCGTCTGCGACACATGGCCCAGCGCGGCCTTTCCGGTGCGTTCGTCCGTATCGACGGGCGCATGGCCGGGCTACTGTTGCTGGCCGATCAGATCCGCCTCGATACCCCGCGGGCATTGCGGGCACTGCATCGCGCGGGTATTCGCCGCACCGTGATGCTAAGCGGTGATCGCCAGGACGTGGCCGAGACGGTGGCACTGTCCCTCGGATTTGATGCCGTGCTCGCCGAGCGATCGCCCGCCGACAAGGTGGCGGCGGTCAAAGCGGAGTGCCGGCGCGGCAACACCGGCATGGTGGGCGATGGGGTCAATGATGCGCCCGCTTTGGCGGCTGCCGATGTGGGTATTGCCATGGGTGCTCGCGGTGCTGGCGCGTCCGCGGAAGCCGCCGATGTGGTGCTGCTGGTGGATCGGCTCGATTGCTTGCCGAATGGTCTGGGTATTGCCCGTCGCGGCCGTCAAATTGCGGTACAGAGTGTGGTCGCCGGTATGGCATTGTCGGTGCTGGCAATGGTGGTGGCCGCATTCGGATATTTGCCGCCGGTACTCGGCGCACTGGTACAGGAAGGGATTGATGTTGCAGTGATTCTCAATGCCCTGCGTGCCCTGCGCCCACCCCCGGACAATGAACCCGAGGCCCGGCTACCGACAGCGCTCGTCGCACAGCTGCAGCGTCAGCACAACGAGCTGCAGCCAGTCCTTGATCGCCTGGAAGCTGCGGGCCACTTCTTCAACAACAGCGCCAATAATAATCACGACGACCAGAAAGCGGTAAGCGCCGAAATCCAGACCGCGGCCTCAGTAATCCGGGAGGAGCTGTTACCCCACGAGCGCGAGGATGAAGAGAAACTGTATCCCGCGCTGGCAAAGATGGTGCAGGGTTTCGATCCCATGGGCGCCATGAGCCACACCCACCGCGAGATATTCCGCCTCGCCCACCGCTACGAACAGCTGGCCGCAGAACTTGCGGAAGAGGTGCCGGATGAACTGCAGCTACAGGAACTGCGACGGGTATTGTTGAGCCTGATCGCCATCGTACGCCTGCATTTCGCCCAGGAGGAGGAACTCTATTTCACCCTGAGTGATGCACAGCAATGA
- the ppsA gene encoding phosphoenolpyruvate synthase gives MQAHRYIRWFQDIGLDDIADVGGKTASLGEMYRALTPHGIRVPNGFAINANAYRAILDNASAWKPLRELLAGLSGADNNEQDKIASQAREIVYAAGLPETLIREIRDAYARLCEEYGDGLRLAVRSSATAEDLPDASFAGQHDSFLNIGDCDGLLESCRRCFASLFTARAISYRERNGYDHFKVSLAIAVMKMARADMASSGVMFSLDTDSGFRDVVFVTSAYGLGENIVQGTVDPDEFYVHKPTYEAGYRCVLRRQLGAKQQTMVCDQDLNSQAVHNIETSETDRKRFSLSDDEILTLAHYAITAEKHYSKKRGAPCPMDLEWAKDGDDGQLYLLQARPETVASQKPRNQLKRYHFPHKPDKSTLRASGRAIGTGIGTGKVRRVTDAAQLASFQQGEILFAESTSPDWGPAMRRAAALVTERGGRTCHAAIVAREFGIPAVVGIGDEHALSDGEKVTISCAEGDVGRIYQGEIPFEVNTVELDQVPQTATKMMINLGSPEQAFRLSALPCDGVGLARMEFIVNEHIKVHPMALACPDRVDDEEARTAIASLTANNANGAEYFIEKLSEGIGTIAAAFYPRPIIVRTSDFKTNEYARLIGGSAFEPHEENPMLGFRGASRYAHKAYADGFALECAALKRARETMGFTNIKVMIPFCRRIPEGEQVLEAMAQLGLQQGSDDLQVYVMCEIPNNVVQIDAFSQLFDGISIGSNDLTQLVLGVDRDSDIVAFDFDERDPGVYEMIRQAVEGAKRNGIPAGICGEAPSNYPEVAEYLVHLGIDSISLSPDALLRTIETVAAIERQNR, from the coding sequence ATGCAAGCGCATCGCTACATCCGCTGGTTCCAGGATATCGGGCTCGATGATATTGCCGATGTCGGCGGCAAGACGGCCTCCCTAGGGGAAATGTATCGCGCGCTTACTCCGCACGGCATACGCGTGCCCAATGGATTTGCGATCAATGCCAATGCTTATCGCGCGATACTCGACAATGCCAGTGCCTGGAAGCCATTGCGCGAGCTACTGGCGGGGCTTTCTGGTGCCGACAATAACGAACAGGACAAGATCGCCAGCCAGGCCCGTGAAATCGTGTACGCGGCCGGCCTTCCCGAAACCCTTATCCGGGAAATCCGCGATGCCTATGCCAGGTTGTGTGAGGAATATGGCGATGGCTTGCGCCTCGCCGTGCGCAGTTCCGCTACCGCGGAAGACTTACCGGACGCCAGCTTTGCGGGACAGCACGACAGCTTCCTGAATATCGGTGACTGCGATGGCTTGCTTGAGTCCTGCCGGCGTTGCTTCGCCTCCCTGTTTACCGCCCGCGCGATCAGCTATCGCGAGCGCAACGGCTACGATCACTTCAAGGTCTCACTGGCGATCGCTGTGATGAAAATGGCACGAGCGGATATGGCGTCCAGTGGCGTAATGTTTTCCCTGGATACCGATAGTGGCTTCCGCGATGTAGTGTTTGTCACGTCTGCCTATGGGCTGGGGGAAAATATCGTGCAGGGCACGGTCGATCCGGATGAATTTTATGTACACAAACCCACCTACGAGGCCGGGTACCGCTGTGTACTGCGCAGGCAACTGGGGGCCAAGCAGCAGACCATGGTCTGTGACCAGGATCTGAATAGTCAGGCCGTACACAACATTGAAACATCGGAAACAGATCGCAAACGCTTCAGCCTGAGCGACGACGAGATTCTCACCCTTGCACACTACGCCATCACCGCGGAGAAACATTACAGCAAAAAGCGCGGCGCCCCCTGCCCCATGGATCTGGAGTGGGCAAAAGATGGTGATGACGGCCAGCTTTACCTGTTACAGGCACGGCCGGAGACCGTCGCATCTCAAAAGCCACGGAACCAGTTAAAGCGCTACCACTTTCCTCACAAGCCTGACAAGAGCACCCTGCGTGCGAGCGGACGCGCCATCGGTACCGGTATTGGCACGGGCAAGGTGCGGCGGGTCACCGATGCCGCACAATTAGCGTCGTTCCAGCAAGGCGAAATACTGTTCGCGGAAAGCACCAGTCCCGACTGGGGCCCCGCGATGCGCCGGGCCGCGGCACTGGTCACCGAACGCGGCGGCCGCACCTGCCACGCCGCCATCGTGGCCCGCGAGTTCGGGATTCCCGCTGTCGTCGGTATTGGTGATGAGCACGCACTATCAGACGGTGAAAAAGTGACCATCAGTTGCGCCGAGGGGGATGTCGGGCGGATTTACCAGGGTGAAATACCTTTTGAGGTGAACACTGTAGAGCTTGATCAGGTACCGCAGACAGCGACAAAAATGATGATCAATCTCGGTAGCCCCGAGCAGGCCTTCCGCCTGAGTGCACTGCCCTGTGACGGAGTTGGACTTGCGCGCATGGAGTTTATCGTCAACGAGCACATCAAGGTTCACCCAATGGCGCTGGCCTGCCCTGACAGGGTCGATGATGAGGAAGCGCGTACAGCCATTGCCTCCCTCACTGCCAACAACGCAAATGGCGCGGAATATTTTATCGAAAAGCTGTCCGAAGGCATCGGCACCATCGCCGCAGCCTTCTATCCACGCCCGATCATTGTACGCACCTCGGATTTCAAGACTAACGAATATGCGCGCCTCATTGGCGGCAGTGCCTTCGAACCCCACGAGGAGAACCCCATGCTGGGTTTCCGGGGCGCGTCCCGCTATGCGCACAAGGCCTATGCGGATGGGTTCGCGCTGGAATGCGCCGCTCTCAAGCGTGCCAGGGAAACCATGGGGTTCACCAATATCAAGGTGATGATCCCATTCTGTCGCCGCATCCCTGAGGGAGAGCAGGTTCTGGAAGCCATGGCGCAGCTTGGCCTGCAACAGGGATCGGATGACCTGCAGGTTTATGTAATGTGCGAAATTCCGAATAATGTCGTGCAGATTGATGCGTTTAGCCAGCTGTTTGATGGAATTTCCATCGGCTCCAATGACCTGACCCAGCTGGTTCTCGGTGTCGACCGCGATTCGGATATCGTCGCGTTTGATTTCGATGAGCGGGATCCTGGCGTGTACGAGATGATACGTCAGGCAGTCGAAGGCGCGAAACGCAATGGTATTCCCGCGGGCATCTGTGGTGAGGCGCCGTCCAATTACCCCGAGGTTGCCGAGTATCTGGTACACCTGGGTATCGATTCCATTAGCCTCAGCCCAGATGCGCTGCTGCGGACTATTGAGACGGTCGCAGCGATCGAACGGCAAAACAGATAG
- a CDS encoding HAD-IC family P-type ATPase yields MTTPDSDHLAPWHNLTAAEVSTRLDSGEAGLTKAEVSRRLEQYGTNTLPQPRLTGFPRLFIRQFISPLIYVLLAAMVVSLIAGKFADASFIGLILLLNALIGALQENHANRSAQALRSLMVIRARVVRDGKVTEISAENLVPGDKVLLSSGDRVPADMRLLEAAGLEVDESVLTGESLPVLKNSELICDADSPIAERGNLCFAGTLVAAGRGRALVTATGLQTEMGKLSQTMEAAHSAKPPLFQRIERFSKKLTIALLVAVALLAAIELARHTDPLVIFMTAVALAVSAIPEGLPMALTLVLSVGTRRMVKRHVIVRKLVAVESLGSCTVIATDKTGTLTENHLTARKVVFCDDVSVTIDGGKLPSAPEFPQHTDARVTRLATVAALCNEAELRPLENGEWHSSGDAVDQALLVMAHKVGLTRRGLEAHWPEQAQIHYEPALGFAATRHVNAQVQGTLICVKGALEKLLPMCNRMATADGDMPLDAEKALSAMARLAEQGARVLAFADGGGSASDQFVPESLHGLCLLGLVGMFDPLRPGAAAAVAECRAAGIHVCMLTGDHPRTALSIAQELKLADSGDKPVTGVDLASAETHGPAALDALTADTRVYARVSPEQKLTIVQSLQRQGQFVAVTGDGVNDAPALNSAHVGVAMGEQGTEVAKESADLLLTDDNFSSVVAGVEEGRIAYQNIRKVIFFLISTGAAEVVLFVLSTTFAMPLPLTAVQLLWLNLVTNSIQSVGLALEPGEGDEMRRPPRPPQESLFNPVMLRRVLVSGVVMGGLAFISFYWLLQQGWEVETARNSVLLLMVLFENVQVFNSRSESRSIFRQPFFSNPILLLGTLAAQGIHILCLYSPLMQEVLGVSPVSLNQWGVLLSIALVQVLAMELLLRFNRWKASP; encoded by the coding sequence ATGACCACGCCTGATTCCGACCATTTGGCCCCATGGCATAACCTGACTGCAGCGGAAGTCTCGACACGCCTCGACAGTGGCGAGGCGGGATTGACGAAGGCTGAAGTTTCCCGCCGCCTCGAGCAATACGGTACCAATACCCTGCCTCAGCCGCGCCTCACAGGATTCCCACGCCTGTTCATTCGTCAGTTCATCAGTCCACTGATCTACGTATTGCTTGCGGCGATGGTGGTATCCCTGATTGCCGGAAAATTCGCTGACGCTTCCTTTATCGGTTTAATCCTGTTGCTGAATGCGCTGATCGGAGCGCTGCAGGAAAATCACGCCAATCGCAGTGCGCAGGCCCTGCGTAGCTTGATGGTCATTCGTGCGCGGGTCGTGCGTGACGGTAAGGTGACAGAGATCTCGGCAGAGAATCTGGTACCGGGTGACAAGGTGTTGTTAAGTTCCGGCGATCGGGTTCCCGCAGATATGCGGCTGCTGGAAGCGGCTGGCCTGGAGGTGGACGAGTCGGTACTCACCGGAGAATCTCTGCCGGTGCTCAAAAATAGCGAATTGATTTGCGATGCTGACTCGCCGATCGCAGAGCGGGGCAATCTTTGCTTTGCGGGTACTCTCGTGGCCGCCGGGCGTGGCCGCGCCCTGGTGACGGCCACGGGGTTGCAGACCGAGATGGGCAAGTTGAGCCAGACCATGGAGGCGGCGCACTCAGCCAAACCCCCTCTGTTCCAGCGTATCGAGCGATTCAGTAAAAAGCTGACCATTGCATTGCTGGTCGCCGTGGCGTTGTTGGCGGCGATCGAGCTTGCCCGCCACACGGATCCGTTGGTGATTTTTATGACGGCGGTAGCCCTCGCCGTGTCTGCGATTCCCGAGGGACTACCGATGGCGCTGACCCTGGTGCTTTCCGTCGGCACTCGGCGCATGGTCAAGCGTCACGTTATTGTGCGCAAACTGGTAGCGGTAGAGAGTTTGGGTTCCTGTACCGTGATTGCCACCGACAAAACCGGCACCCTGACCGAGAACCATCTGACCGCGCGTAAAGTGGTTTTCTGTGACGACGTTAGTGTCACCATTGACGGCGGCAAATTGCCATCCGCTCCTGAGTTTCCCCAACATACCGATGCCCGTGTGACCCGTCTCGCCACAGTGGCCGCACTGTGTAACGAAGCCGAATTGCGCCCTCTGGAGAATGGCGAATGGCACAGCAGTGGCGATGCCGTGGATCAGGCCCTGCTCGTGATGGCGCACAAAGTCGGATTGACTCGCCGAGGGTTGGAAGCACACTGGCCAGAGCAGGCACAGATACACTACGAGCCCGCACTCGGCTTTGCTGCCACGCGCCACGTAAATGCGCAGGTTCAAGGTACATTGATCTGCGTCAAAGGCGCGCTGGAGAAGCTGCTGCCAATGTGCAACCGCATGGCTACCGCCGATGGAGACATGCCACTGGACGCGGAGAAGGCGCTGTCTGCGATGGCGCGTCTTGCTGAGCAGGGCGCGCGCGTCCTGGCGTTTGCCGATGGTGGGGGCAGTGCGTCAGATCAGTTTGTACCGGAGAGCCTCCACGGGCTTTGTCTGCTCGGCCTGGTTGGGATGTTTGATCCACTGCGCCCGGGAGCCGCGGCCGCGGTAGCCGAGTGTCGGGCGGCGGGTATTCACGTGTGCATGCTCACCGGAGATCATCCGCGCACGGCGCTTTCCATCGCGCAGGAACTGAAACTCGCGGACAGCGGAGACAAACCGGTAACCGGTGTTGACCTTGCCAGTGCGGAAACGCACGGACCAGCGGCCCTGGATGCGCTTACCGCTGACACCCGGGTTTACGCGCGGGTATCACCTGAACAGAAGCTCACCATTGTCCAGTCGCTGCAGCGCCAGGGCCAGTTTGTGGCAGTGACCGGCGACGGGGTGAATGATGCTCCGGCACTGAACAGTGCACACGTGGGCGTGGCAATGGGAGAGCAGGGCACAGAAGTCGCTAAAGAATCTGCCGACCTGTTATTGACCGATGATAATTTCTCCTCGGTGGTGGCGGGTGTCGAGGAGGGGCGGATTGCCTACCAGAATATCCGCAAGGTGATTTTTTTCCTTATTTCTACCGGTGCTGCCGAAGTGGTGCTGTTTGTCCTCAGCACGACCTTCGCGATGCCCCTGCCGCTGACAGCGGTGCAGCTACTTTGGCTGAACCTAGTCACCAACAGCATCCAGAGTGTGGGGCTCGCGCTGGAGCCTGGCGAAGGCGATGAGATGCGCAGACCGCCGCGACCGCCGCAGGAATCGCTGTTCAACCCGGTGATGTTGCGCCGCGTTCTGGTATCGGGCGTGGTGATGGGCGGGCTTGCGTTCATCAGTTTTTACTGGTTATTGCAGCAAGGCTGGGAAGTGGAAACAGCCCGCAACAGCGTCCTGTTGTTGATGGTGTTGTTTGAAAATGTACAGGTTTTCAATAGCCGCTCAGAGAGCCGATCCATCTTTCGCCAGCCATTTTTTTCCAACCCGATTTTGTTGCTGGGCACCCTGGCCGCACAGGGCATTCACATCCTGTGCCTGTATTCACCGCTGATGCAGGAGGTACTTGGAGTATCTCCGGTAAGTTTAAATCAGTGGGGCGTATTGCTGTCGATTGCGCTTGTGCAGGTTTTAGCAATGGAGCTTTTGCTGCGTTTTAACCGTTGGAAAGCGTCACCGTGA